In Eschrichtius robustus isolate mEscRob2 chromosome 11, mEscRob2.pri, whole genome shotgun sequence, the following proteins share a genomic window:
- the OR5P2 gene encoding LOW QUALITY PROTEIN: olfactory receptor 5P2 (The sequence of the model RefSeq protein was modified relative to this genomic sequence to represent the inferred CDS: deleted 2 bases in 1 codon; substituted 1 base at 1 genomic stop codon) has translation MDSQGHGNKTAMTGFMLLGLTNDPILRVILFTIILCIYLVTICGNLSTVILIRISSQLHHRMYFFLSHLAFADYSCGYSSSVIPNMLVNFLVERNTISYPGCAIQLGSVVFFGSAECFLLAAMAYDRFVAICSPLLYSTKMSTGVYVQLLTVAYVGGFLNACSFTICFYYLLFCGPHRVNHFFCDFAPLVELSCSDISIPAVVPSFTAGSIIVVTVIVIAISYIYILITILKMRSTEGHHKAFSTCTSHLTAVTLFCGTITFIYVMPKSSYSTDQNKMVSVFXVVVIPMLNPLIYSLRNSEINEALKRELC, from the exons ATGGATTCCCAGGGGCATGGGAACAAGACTGCAATGACAGGGTTCATGTTACTGGGCTTAACAAATGATCCAATTCTTCGAGTCATCCTCTTCACGATCATCCTCTGTATCTACCTGGTGACCATATGTGGCAACCTCAGCACAGTCATTCTTATCAGAATCTCTTCTCAGCTCCATCAtcgtatgtatttttttctgagccaCTTGGCCTTTGCTGACTATTCATGT GGCTATTCATCTTCTGTTATACCCAATATGCTTGTAAATTTCCTGGTGGAGAGAAATACCATCTCCTATCCTGGATGTGCCATTCAACTTGGTTCAGTTGTTTTCTTTGGGTCAGCTGAGTGCTTCCTTCTGGCTGCCATGGCATATGATCGCTTCGTGGCAATCTGCAGCCCACTGCTTTATTCCACCAAAATGTCCACAGGAGTTTATGTTCAGTTACTCACAGTGGCTTATGTAGGTGGTTTTCTCAATGCTTGCTCTTTTACTATTTGCTTctattatttacttttctgtgGACCACATCGAGTCAATCATTTTTTCTGTGATTTTGCTCCTTTGGTTGAACTCTCCTGTTCTGATATCAGTATCCCTGCAGTTGTCCCCTCATTTACAGCTGGCTCCATCATTGTGGTCACGGTGATTGTCATAGCCATCTCCTACATCTACATCCTTATCACCATTCTGAAGATGCGCTCCACCGAGGGGCACCACAAGGCCTTCTCCACCTGCACGtctcacctcacagcagtcactCTGTTCTGTGGGACCATCACATTCATTTATGTGATGCCCAAGTCCAGCTACTCAACTGATCAGAACAAGATGGTGTCTGTGTTCTAGGTGGTGGTGATCCCCATGTTGAACCCCCTCATCTACAGCCTGAGGAACAGTGAGATTAATGAGGCTCTGAAGAGAGAGCTTTGTTAA